Part of the Coriobacteriia bacterium genome is shown below.
CAGGCTGCTGATGCCATATCAGCCGCTCGTCCGGGTGCCCGCCGCGAGACGCTCGAGAGCTACATCAAGCGGCTTGAGAAGCTTGAAGCGGTCGCAAACTCGCATCGCGGCGTCGAACGCACGTATGCCATGCAGGCCGGCCGCGAGATTCGCGTTATGGTCAAGCCGGACCAGATTTCAGACTCCGATTCGGTCGTACTTGCCCGCGACATCGCCAAGCAGATCGAGGACGAGCTCGAGTATCCGGGTCAGGTCAAGGTCATGGTGATTCGCGAGAGCAGGGCCGTGGACTACGCGAAGTAGTTCTTGGTGATTTCACTCACGAAACCCCTGGCCTGACCGGCCGGGGGTTTCGGTCGTTTGGGAAGCGGGGGAGTTCATCATCACGACGGATGAGTCCGTTCAAATACGAACCGCAACCAAGGACGATCTCGCTGAGTGCTTGCGGGTTCAACGAGATGCGTTCTATCGGGTATCTGCCGAGCTGTCGATCGCGAGTGATCTTCTTCCTCCGCTGCGCGAAACCCTGGGGGATCTCCAGCGACTCCTCGATGAAGGAACGGTGTTCTTGATGGCCTTCAGCGGGCGCGAACTCGTCGGGAGCGTGCGCGGCTGGCAGACCGAATCCGGCGTGGAGGTCGGCAGACTCTGTGTGGCGAGCGGCTGGACACGACGTGGCGTGGCCAGCGCCCTGATGGACGCGCTCGAGTCCTCATTCTCTCGCCCCCAGCGCTTCATCCTTTTCACCGGGCACGACGCAGTCGCGCCTCGTGCACTGTACGAGAAGCGGGGATACCGCCTTTTCGCTACCGAGGAGACAGCAGCTACCACGCTCGTTTGGCTCGAGAAGAGATGTGTCGAGTGAGTGTCAGCGCGCCGAGTCGGGTTATCCTGTCTCCATGACGGACAAAGACCTGCTCTCATTTGTCACCGCAGTATCCGGTGACACCTATCTCAAGGTCGAGGAGAACCTCGGCGAAGGCTTCGTTCGCCTCCAGGTCTCTGAGGCGGAGCGCCGCCAGGCGAAGCACGACATCCGGGGCGTCGAGGACATCGTCGTTGAGCTCCTTCGAAACGCGCGCGATGCCCACGCTCAACGGATTCTCGTGGCGACTCAGCGCGAGGGCGACGTTCGCACGCTCACGGTTCTGGACGATGGAGTTGGTGTGCCCACGTCGTTGCGTGAGCGCATCTTCGAGCCGCGCGTCACGAGCAAGCTTGAGACTATGGTCATGGACCGCTGGGGGGTGCACGGGCGGGGGATGGCGCTCTTCTCCATCCGCTCCAACGCTCTGTCGGCCGACATCATCGCAAGCGCTCCCCACCGCGGCGCCTCGGTCAATGTGACCGTCGATACCTCCTCGCTGACGGAGCGTGCCGACCAGTCCACCTGGCCGACCATCGACAAGAATGCATCGGGTAGCGCACGAGTTGCCCGGGGGCCGCACAACATCGTACGCAACGTCGTTGAGTTCGCCCTGGAGCACCCGGAGATCGACCTGTTCTTCGGCTCGCCCACCGAGGTACTTGCCACCGTCGTGACTTTGGCTCGCTTCGAGATGGACGAAGTGGACCTCTTGCGCTGCGACGATCTGAGCCGCCTGCAGGTGTGGCAGCGGCCCGGGGCAGCCGTCGATGCAGCCGAACTGTGCGACACCGCAAGCGACATCGGTCTACCGGTGTCCGAGAGAACCGCTCATCGCATACTGGCCGGGGACGTAGTGCCCTTGAGGACTGTTGCGGCGACCGCGCTCAAGTCGACTGTGGCGGCCGTGGATCCCCGTGCCGTCGACATCTACCGGGATCGTCGCGGTCTGAAGATCGATGCCGGTGACTTGGACGCTTTCTCGGGCGAGCTTGAGCGCGCTTTCGATGCGATCGCGGAACGCTACTTTCTCCACTTGCGTACGGCTCCGAAGATCACTGTCGGTCGGGACGATATCCGTGTTCGGTTCGAGGTGGATAAAGAGGACTAACACCTTCGTCTCCCGCGCGATATACTGAAGAACGCGCCACTTACACGCGTCGTACCATAGATCACGCCACCAAACGCAGCAGCCGCCTCACACGCGGCACGAAGCTACAGTTCCACCAGGGAGGGACCGTGGAAGTCCTTAAGGTGTCGAGCAAGTCAAATCCCAACTCCGTCGCAGGGGCACTCGCCGGCATCGTTCGCGAGCAAGGCGCGGTCGAGATGCAGACGGTGGGAGCGGGGGCTCTCAATCAGGCCATCAAAGCGATTGCGATCGCACGGGGCTTCATAGCGCCCTCAGGCCTGGAGCTCACCTGTGTTCCCGCCTTCGCAGACATCCTGATCAACGGCGAGGAGAGAACTGCGATTCGCCTGCTGGTAGAGCCCAGGGACATGAATCGGGTCTGACCTTGCATGCCGTGAAGGCGGACCTGCACACACACTCCACCGCCTCCGATGGGATGCTCACGCCCCGTGAGCTTGTCGAACTTGCAGCCTCGTCAGGTCTCACCCACCTTGCGCTCACCGACCATGACTCCGTCGACGGGCTGGACGAGGCCTCGGCCTCGGCCAAGAACCTCGGCGTGGTGCTGATACCGGGGGTCGAGCTCTCCGCAACCTCCCCTGACGGTTCTGACGTCCACATTCTGGGCTTCTTCGTCGATCGGACGAACGCACCGTTCCGAAGTGAACTCCGTGACCTGCGCGCTGCGCGTCTTCGCCGCGCGGCTCTCATGACCGAAGCTCTGTCTGCCGCCGGTCTGACCATCTCACTGAACGACGTCCTCCACCACGCCGGCAGCGGAGCGGTCGGTCGCAGTCACGTCGCCCGGGCTATCGTCACCGCAGGTCATGCGCGGTCGGTTCACGATGCTTTTCTTCACCTCATCGGCAGAGGACGTCCGTACTACGTCGCCAAGGAGGCGCACTCGCCTGAAGAGGCGATTCGGTGCATCAGAAGTGCCGGTGGGATACCGGTCATCGCACACCCCGGAGTCGGAGGACTCGGCAACCTGATCGAGGGCCTCGCCGCCCATGGCCTTGCGGGCGTGGAGGCCTACCACGCCGACCATCTGCCGGAGGTGCGCCGGGAGTTCGCCGAGCAGGCTACCCGTCTTGGGCTCCTCGTGACCGGCGGTTCGGACTTCCATTCCTTGAACGGGCCTAACCCGGCTCTTGGCAGCGTCGATCTGCCCGAAGAAGCACTTCGCCGGCTTCTAGCCGCTTCGGGCAGATGACGGGGCGGATCAGGTCCCGAGCTTTGCTCGCGGACAGCGTGCTACACTCCCAATCCGCTATGGACACCTTCGTGATTCGCACCTTCGGGTGCCAGATGAACAAGCACGACTCCGAGCGCATCAGCGGGCTCCTGTCAGCCGCTGGCATGCGGCCGGTCTCAGAGGCACAGGACGCCCATGTCATCGTCTTCATGACGTGCTGCGTCAGGGAGAATGCCGACGAACGACTCATCGGTCAGGTGGCAAGTCTCAAGGCGCTCAAACCTCGGAGAGGCGAGGGTCCCTTGATTGCCGTCGGTGGGTGCATCGGACAAAGAGACGGAGAACGCCTCATCGAACAGGTGCCGCACATCGATGTGGTGTTCGGCACGCACAACGTGAGCAGGCTTCCCTTCCTGCTTCAGGCGGCCCGCGACGCCAACCGTGCCCAGGTGGAGGTGTTGGCCGAGTCCACCGAGTTCACGAGCGATCTACCCAGCGAGCGCGAGCATCCATGGCACGCATGGCTGCCGATAACGGTCGGGTGCAACAACTTCTGCTCATACTGCGTGGTACCTCACGTCCGTGGCCGGGAGCGCAGCCGCTCCATGGAGGCTATCGTCCTGGAGGCGCAGCACCTCGTGGCAGACGGCGTACTCGAGATCACGCTTCTGGGCCAGAACGTCAACTCGTATGGACGGGACCTTTTCGGCGAACCCCGTTTTGCCGAGATCCTTCGGCGTGTAGCCGATACCGGGGTGCAGAGGATCCGCTTCGCCACGAGCCACCCGAAGGATCTTCTGGACGAGACGATCCGCGTCATGACCGACACTCCTGCAGTCATGCCGTACCTGCATCTGCCGGTTCAGTCCGGTTCCGACGCGATCCTTGCAAGGATGAACCGTCACTACACCGCCGAGCACTACCTGGAACTGGTCGAGAAACTCTACTCCGCTCTACCGCACATGGCGCTGTCGACCGATGTGATCGTCGGGTTCCCCGGAGAGACGGAGGACGATTTCGAACGCACTTTGCACCTCGTTCAGACCGCTCGCGTCGATCAGGCGTTCACCTTCATATACTCGCCACGCGAGGGTACGCCCGCCGCTAGCATGGGTGATCAGGTGCCCCGGGAGGTCTCGCAGGTGAGGTTCGACCGGCTTGTGGATCTCGTGCAGCGCTCGGCATTCGCCAAGAACAAGGTTCTCACCGGCACCGTGCAACCCGTGCTGTTCACCGGCACGAGCAAACGCGACCCGCGCGTGCTCGCGGGGCGCACCCCCGGCAACAAGGTGGTTCACGTGACCCTTGGGGACGAACAGAGCGCCTCTTCGTTCGCCGGCAAGGTTCTGGACGTCTCCATCGAAGATGCTCAGACCTGGTTCCTTTCCGGTCGCTTGCTGGGTACGAACCCCTAAGTAGGGTCGTCTTCCGGCAGCGCGTATACGGGAAGGCCGCAGTCCAGGGGGTCTAGCAGACATGAGTAGCGTGCCCGTCTTCGGCGTCATCGCGCCGCATCCTCCGATCTTCGTAGCGAGTGTGGGTGGAGAGCGCACTCATCAGACCCGACGATCGATCGACGCGCTCCAGAGGGCCGCCCACGCGTTGCATCTGTTCGACCCCGATACCCTCGTGCTCATGTCTCCGCACGCTCCCGCGCTCGCAGACGCCTTCCTCGTTGACGGGGCCGAGCAGCTGTCGGGGTCACTTGGTACGTTCGGCGACGATCGTTTGCGCTCGTAT
Proteins encoded:
- a CDS encoding PHP domain-containing protein — protein: MKADLHTHSTASDGMLTPRELVELAASSGLTHLALTDHDSVDGLDEASASAKNLGVVLIPGVELSATSPDGSDVHILGFFVDRTNAPFRSELRDLRAARLRRAALMTEALSAAGLTISLNDVLHHAGSGAVGRSHVARAIVTAGHARSVHDAFLHLIGRGRPYYVAKEAHSPEEAIRCIRSAGGIPVIAHPGVGGLGNLIEGLAAHGLAGVEAYHADHLPEVRREFAEQATRLGLLVTGGSDFHSLNGPNPALGSVDLPEEALRRLLAASGR
- a CDS encoding stage V sporulation protein S codes for the protein MEVLKVSSKSNPNSVAGALAGIVREQGAVEMQTVGAGALNQAIKAIAIARGFIAPSGLELTCVPAFADILINGEERTAIRLLVEPRDMNRV
- a CDS encoding GNAT family N-acetyltransferase, which translates into the protein MRVQRDAFYRVSAELSIASDLLPPLRETLGDLQRLLDEGTVFLMAFSGRELVGSVRGWQTESGVEVGRLCVASGWTRRGVASALMDALESSFSRPQRFILFTGHDAVAPRALYEKRGYRLFATEETAATTLVWLEKRCVE
- a CDS encoding ATP-binding protein produces the protein MTDKDLLSFVTAVSGDTYLKVEENLGEGFVRLQVSEAERRQAKHDIRGVEDIVVELLRNARDAHAQRILVATQREGDVRTLTVLDDGVGVPTSLRERIFEPRVTSKLETMVMDRWGVHGRGMALFSIRSNALSADIIASAPHRGASVNVTVDTSSLTERADQSTWPTIDKNASGSARVARGPHNIVRNVVEFALEHPEIDLFFGSPTEVLATVVTLARFEMDEVDLLRCDDLSRLQVWQRPGAAVDAAELCDTASDIGLPVSERTAHRILAGDVVPLRTVAATALKSTVAAVDPRAVDIYRDRRGLKIDAGDLDAFSGELERAFDAIAERYFLHLRTAPKITVGRDDIRVRFEVDKED
- the miaB gene encoding tRNA (N6-isopentenyl adenosine(37)-C2)-methylthiotransferase MiaB, which translates into the protein MDTFVIRTFGCQMNKHDSERISGLLSAAGMRPVSEAQDAHVIVFMTCCVRENADERLIGQVASLKALKPRRGEGPLIAVGGCIGQRDGERLIEQVPHIDVVFGTHNVSRLPFLLQAARDANRAQVEVLAESTEFTSDLPSEREHPWHAWLPITVGCNNFCSYCVVPHVRGRERSRSMEAIVLEAQHLVADGVLEITLLGQNVNSYGRDLFGEPRFAEILRRVADTGVQRIRFATSHPKDLLDETIRVMTDTPAVMPYLHLPVQSGSDAILARMNRHYTAEHYLELVEKLYSALPHMALSTDVIVGFPGETEDDFERTLHLVQTARVDQAFTFIYSPREGTPAASMGDQVPREVSQVRFDRLVDLVQRSAFAKNKVLTGTVQPVLFTGTSKRDPRVLAGRTPGNKVVHVTLGDEQSASSFAGKVLDVSIEDAQTWFLSGRLLGTNP